The Pseudomonas oryzicola genomic sequence GACGGGATCGAACGCAGGCGCAAGGTCCCACGGATTTCGCCGGCATCCAGGCGCAACAGTTCGGCCTCGATACTGCCGTAGGCTTCGGCCACCGTCTGCGCCAGGCGCTGCCCTTCGGCGCTCAGTTCCACGCCGCGCGCCCGACGCAGGAACAACCGATAGCCCAGGCGTTCTTCCAGCTGGCGCATCTGTTGGCTGACCGCACCGGGGGTGATGTGCAGTTCTTCGGCGCAGCGGGTGAAGGACAAGTGCCGGGCCGCACAGGCAAATACATGCAGCCAGACGAACATCTGGCCATTGAGTTGTCGACGCATCGTTTAGTACCGCTAAAGCCATGCTTAGGAAGTTTCGTTGGTCATCCATGAGCCAGCGCGGCAGTATCGCGCAACTTCGCAATACCGCTCAATTTTTTCAGATCACCGTGCTACGGCTACATACCCGGACACGGTCAGGCATTAGCATGGCTATCAGTGTTTTCGACCTTTTCAAAATCGGCATCGGCCCGTCCAGCTCCCATACCGTCGGCCCGATGCGGGCAGCAGCGACCTTTGCCCAGGCCCTGCGTGAGCAAGGGCTGCTCGACCGGGTGCGCCGTGTCGAGGTGCGCCTGTATGGCTCACTGTCGGCCACCGGCGTTGGCCACGCCACCGACCGCGCCTGCCTGCTCGGCCTGATGGGGCAGTGGCCGGACCGTATCGACCCGGCCACCATCGAGTCGCGCATCGCCCAGGTCATGCAGGCGCAATGCCTGATGCTCGATGGCAGCCACCCGCTGCCGTTCGAGTACAGCCGTGACCTGCTGCTGCTCGACGAAAACCTGCCTTACCACCCCAACGCCATGAGCCTGGAAGCCCTGGACGGGCAGGCCAGCCTGTTGCGCCAGACCTACTACTCGGTGGGCGGTGGCTTTATCGTCGAACAAGCCGATATCGATGCGCCACCAGGCGCAGCGAACGCGGTGCAGCTGCCGTACGAGTTCGATAGCGCAGCGCAGTTGCTGGCCTTGTGCAAAGCCCATGGTATGAGCGTGGCGCAATTGATGATGGCCAATGAGTGTGCCTGGCGCCCGGAGGGCGAAGTCCGCGAGGGCCTGCTGCGGATCTGGGCGGCCATGCGTGAATGCGTCGACAACGGCCTGCGCAACGAAGGCATCTTGCCCGGTGGCCTGCAGGTCAAGCGGCGCGCAGCGCGGTTGCATCGCAGCCTGCAGGAGCTGGGCAAACCCAACGTGATCGGCTCCACCCTCAGTGCCATGGAGTGGGTCAACCTGTTCGCCCTGGCGGTGAACGAAGAGAACGCCGCCGGCGGGCGCATGGTGACCGCGCCGACCAATGGCGCGGCCGGCATCATCCCGGCGGTATTGCACTATTACATGAAGTTCAACCCCGCCGCTGGCGATGCGGATGTGGTGGACTTCCTGCTGGGCGCAGCGGCAGTCGGCATCCTGTGCAAGAAGAACGCGTCGATTTCCGGGGCCGAGGTCGGTTGCCA encodes the following:
- a CDS encoding L-serine ammonia-lyase, with the translated sequence MAISVFDLFKIGIGPSSSHTVGPMRAAATFAQALREQGLLDRVRRVEVRLYGSLSATGVGHATDRACLLGLMGQWPDRIDPATIESRIAQVMQAQCLMLDGSHPLPFEYSRDLLLLDENLPYHPNAMSLEALDGQASLLRQTYYSVGGGFIVEQADIDAPPGAANAVQLPYEFDSAAQLLALCKAHGMSVAQLMMANECAWRPEGEVREGLLRIWAAMRECVDNGLRNEGILPGGLQVKRRAARLHRSLQELGKPNVIGSTLSAMEWVNLFALAVNEENAAGGRMVTAPTNGAAGIIPAVLHYYMKFNPAAGDADVVDFLLGAAAVGILCKKNASISGAEVGCQGEVGSACSMAAAGLAQVLGATPPQLENAAEIALEHNLGLTCDPVGGLVQVPCIERNAIAAVKAINAVQMALRGDGEHFISLDRVIRTMRDTGADMHANYKETSRGGLAVAFVEC